CAGTTTGAAGTTGGACCTGGACGGAGACGACGCGAGCCGCGCTGAAACTCGATAAcgtctgcggggggggggggggggggatggcgTGAACGCCGTTTTACCTCTTCTGGTTGAGAGGGGCCGCCCGGTTCCACTCGTTCCCGCAGGGGTTGTAGCGATGCACCGCCGCGATCTCCTGGCTGAACGTCCTGTGTCCGCCGACGATGAACAGGTAGTTGTCGAGGACGGCCGAGCCGTATCCTCGGACGTTGATCATATCCGGGGGCAGATTGTTGCCGAGGGGCTTCCATCGCCGCTCCGCTTCTCCGTACCGCAGCATAGACCAGGGTCCGTCCAGGTCCGGGACGTCCGGGGACAGGAGGGTGAATTCCCCGATGGCTGCTAGAGTAGCGGTTCCTTTCGTGCGCATGGACTTCACTCGGTCTCTGACGGCTGCGGAGAGGCTGCTGAACTCTCGCCGCCTCAGCATGGGATGGTAGTAACAGCTCATGTGTCTGAGGCAAGCGTCCCGCAGGTCGTCGGCGCCGTAGAGCTCGGACAGGCGGTGGAGATCCACGCAGTTATCGAGTCTGACCTCCGAGGCGAGAAGCTGGAGGATGGAGGTGACCTGTAAGAAGGAGGCGGTCTCAACCAGGTCCTCCAGAGTCTCGTTGGCAATCTGGACCTCGGAGGTGTCGATGAAGTCCAGGACGAGCTCCAGGCCGGGGACGCTGAGCCCTCGGAGCTGCACCGTGTCCTCGGTGGACTCCCTCATCCCCGAGCTGTACAGGGCCCGGAAGTAATCGCTCTTCTCTATCAGCTTCTTCTTATTCACCTTGTAGGTTTTGTCCTCCGCGATGATGGCAATGGTCTGGTCAGAGGACATGGTGAAGCTAGAGCTCTGGAGGttttcctgctgtttctgttgttttgCTAGCCCTTTAGTCAGCCTCCTTAACGGGTCACAGCTTACATTTCAACGGCGAGGGGGCCCCCCCTCCATGACCGGGCTATATATGGTAATGTTCGGCCATGGAACGAACGTCGTTAGCGATGGCAGCTAGCCAGCTCGTTACAGAGAATAGGCTTCCGCAGCTGCAAAAACCCTTTTATTAGCATTTCTCCATCGTCCACCGCAATCTCTCAAGACGTCGTGTGTTTATTGCCGCCCTCTGCGATATCATTTTCCGTTTCGTTGACGATACCGAGCCGTCAATTTTACTGTTTTGATTCTGCGCCGCAGCAAAATGTCATTTCCGGGTTTTACACTTCTTCGCGGAAACATTCTCGTATCACttttatttgctgctgctgccccctacaggtGAATTGATTATAAGATCTTGAGTGACCCACCAGGACGTCTCAGGTTGCATTTGCTTGCAGGAGGTCAGGAGGCCATTTATCTAGCTGTGTTTTTAGAATTAACTGTGACTGTCAAATGTGAAATGATTAtgaatgtttaaaatatatatacatatatatatatatatatatttatatccatGCGTATTTATTTCCAAATCTAAAACAACTTAACATaccaggaaatattttttttaccataggttaatttacattttttttgaaaGTATGATTAATTTAAATTGTATAATAATGTAACAATCAGTACACTGGTGATTGTTACATTATTAtacaatttaaattaattaatttcatttcatagGCAAATGAGCTCTGCAGCCGCATTAGATTTATCCAGCTGTCAATCAAGCACGTTATCGCCGTGGTTGTCACTGTGAACGTTGATCAAAGGGAGTTCAGTGAAAATATCACAGATAGACTGAAACAGGCGATgtggctttcaaaataaaagcacggcgCTTGAGAAATATAGTGGTTGTGAACCAACAGCCTAATTTCTCACAACGAAAATTTCACCCGAGTCGCCCTTGTGCAACTTTAAGATGTTCGATTAATGTAGTCTATACTATTCTATATTTTTTGGAGCTCTGGCTGTTTTCTAACATAATTtgttgtcaataaaaaaaaccacacataaATAGTGGCAGCTTGttatttgtctttctatgtcTGGCCCTGCGACATAACACCGTATAAATTATGCATCATGAGTTTAAATTTGAAagacaggacaggaagtga
This portion of the Brachionichthys hirsutus isolate HB-005 chromosome 22, CSIRO-AGI_Bhir_v1, whole genome shotgun sequence genome encodes:
- the klhl42 gene encoding kelch-like protein 42, translating into MSSDQTIAIIAEDKTYKVNKKKLIEKSDYFRALYSSGMRESTEDTVQLRGLSVPGLELVLDFIDTSEVQIANETLEDLVETASFLQVTSILQLLASEVRLDNCVDLHRLSELYGADDLRDACLRHMSCYYHPMLRRREFSSLSAAVRDRVKSMRTKGTATLAAIGEFTLLSPDVPDLDGPWSMLRYGEAERRWKPLGNNLPPDMINVRGYGSAVLDNYLFIVGGHRTFSQEIAAVHRYNPCGNEWNRAAPLNQKRSNFKLLAVRGKLYAVGGQCLRTVECYSPEQDWWTCVSSMPDPLAEFSACECRGMIYVMGGYTARDRNTSVLRYCPTSDAWTVFQACPAHIRKQQMLSVGDTIYLIGGYTHQLEAQRLQRRPSRTEDALMVQSYNVSTGEWTQLKENTSKSGLNLTCTLHNDGIYIMSRDVGLPTSLEHRVFLKYNIFSGAWEAFRRFPALGQNMLLCSLYLPNVL